Below is a genomic region from Desulfobaccales bacterium.
CGGGCCGGCTTTTTCCCCACCTTGCCAGACCCTGAAGGAATGGTTATCTGCTAAGACAAGAGTCTCGGGCCCCCTGGGCCTGAAGCCGGGAAAGACTGCCAGGGAGGCAAGCGATGATCGTCATTTGCACTGATTCGGACCGGCGGGAACTGATGGAGGTGCTCACTGCGGAGGGGGTGACCCACGAGGTCTCCACCCGGGCCAGCACCCGGGAGCTGGGCACCGGCAGTTATGAGCTGTACACCATCCGGGCCAACCTGCCGGAAGTCAAGGTGCCGCCGGAGTACTCCCAGGGCGAGGCCTTCAATCTGAGGGCCTGGCGGCTGCCCTCCGGACGCCTCATCATCACCGATCTGGAAGGCAACCTGGAGCAGATCACCATCCCGCCGCCGGGGAAGTGATTTAGGGACAGCTTGGGGGCAAAGGGGGCAGGGACCGGCGGCTTCTGCCCTCTCTCCCACGCCCTCTCCCCCACCCCTTGTCGGGGAGAAAAGGGGGCGGGTGAGAGGCCCTCCTCCCCTCAAGCTCAGGTCAGCGGCTCGCCGGCCAGAATCTTGCGGGGGTTGTCGAGGACCAGAGCTTGAGCCTGGGCCTCCCCCAGCCAGCGCCGGAGTGTGGCCGCCGCCCGGGAGAGCTTCGGCGGCCGCCGGCGGCTGTCGTGGGCATCGCTGGCCACCACCGCCACCCGCCCCGCCTTGAGCAGCTTCTTGGTAAACCGGGACACCCACCAGCCAAAATCCCCGGTGATGCTCCCGGCGGTCACCTGGGCCAGGCAGCCCTGGTTAAGCAACCTGAGGAGGCGCTCCGGCTTTTCCCGGAACAGGGGATGGCGCTCCGGATGGGCGAGAATGGGGGTGAGCCCCCGGGAGAGGAGCTCGAAGCAGATGTCCTCGGTGGCCGGCGGGATGGCGGTATCCGGCATCTCCAGGCAGAGGTAGCGCCCCTGATCGTTCACCGTCAGCAGCCGCCCATCCCGAAGGAGCTCCAGCATCTCCGGGCATAAGGGCGCCTCGCAGCCCACCGCCACTTCCAAAGGGATTTCGGCTTCCTTAAGCCGGGTGCGCAATTCCTCCGCCTTGGCCAGGATGCGCGCCGCCGGGTTGAGGCGGTCCATCTCCACCAGCCGCCGGGCAAAGAGGTGCGGGGTGGCGGTCACCGTGGTGATGCCGTCCGCCACCGCCAGCCGGGCCATCTCCAGGGCCCCCTCCCAACTGGCGGGGCCGTCGTCCAGCCCGGGGAGGATGTGCACATGCAGATCAATCATGGCCCAAGGGGTCGGGGAAAAGGCTGTGGGCGGAGCAGGAGTAAATAAGCTCCGGCTCC
It encodes:
- a CDS encoding CpsB/CapC family capsule biosynthesis tyrosine phosphatase — protein: MIDLHVHILPGLDDGPASWEGALEMARLAVADGITTVTATPHLFARRLVEMDRLNPAARILAKAEELRTRLKEAEIPLEVAVGCEAPLCPEMLELLRDGRLLTVNDQGRYLCLEMPDTAIPPATEDICFELLSRGLTPILAHPERHPLFREKPERLLRLLNQGCLAQVTAGSITGDFGWWVSRFTKKLLKAGRVAVVASDAHDSRRRPPKLSRAAATLRRWLGEAQAQALVLDNPRKILAGEPLT